One Punica granatum isolate Tunisia-2019 chromosome 3, ASM765513v2, whole genome shotgun sequence genomic window carries:
- the LOC116200306 gene encoding 2-oxoglutarate-dependent dioxygenase DAO-like, whose product MGEEGRRGAIPVIDMKEIPFQHMKLREACEEWGCFRVVNHGVPLVLMSEMKSVSRSILDLPLEVKKRYECVRPRIGHIVGKENAIYESLGLYDLSSPESLKLFCSQLDVSSHQRETLRAYTEAVTGLAMEIGDRVARSMGLEGRDFFKEWACQFRMNKYSFTHETVGSGGLLAHTDPGLLTVLQDDEVVGGLEIADSSNSFIHVDSCPGTFLVNLGDTAVAWSNGRLRSVKHRVQCKEPTVRISIGGFVVPPKELAIKAPAELVDCHPPRLYIPFTYDEYKQIRSSNKMPNDEALSFLLAQS is encoded by the exons ATGGGGGAGGAGGGCAGGAGAGGAGCAATCCCTGTCATAGACATGAAAGAGATTCCATTCCAGCACATGAAGCTTAGGGAAGCTTGTGAAGAGTGGGGCTGTTTCAGGGTTGTGAATCACGGAGTACCACTGGTGTTGATGTCTGAAATGAAGAGCGTGTCGAGGTCCATCCTCGATCTTCCGCTTGAAGTGAAGAAGCGGTATGAATGCGTGAGACCGAGGATAGGACACATAGTGGGAAAAGAGAACGCTATCTATGAGTCCCTGGGACTATACGACTTGAGCTCCCCAGAGTCCCTGAAACTGTTCTGCTCACAGCTGGATGTTTCTTCTCACCAAAG AGAGACATTGAGGGCATATACCGAAGCAGTTACTGGACTGGCTATGGAAATAGGAGATAGGGTGGCCCGGAGCATGGGGTTGGAGGGAAGGGATTTCTTCAAGGAATGGGCCTGCCAGTTCAGGATGAACAAGTACAGCTTCACCCATGAGACTGTGGGCTCCGGCGGGCTATTGGCTCACACTGATCCCGGGCTCCTAACTGTACTTCAGGATGATGAAGTTGTTGGTGGACTCGAAATTGCCGACAGCTCCAACTCCTTCATACATGTCGATTCTTGCCCTGGCACCTTTTTAGTCAACCTTGGGGACACGGCCGTG GCATGGAGCAACGGGAGGCTGCGGAGCGTGAAGCATCGGGTGCAGTGCAAGGAACCCACAGTTCGTATATCAATTGGAGGGTTCGTCGTGCCACCAAAGGAATTGGCTATTAAAGCCCCAGCAGAATTGGTTGATTGTCACCCCCCGCGTCTCTACATCCCGTTCACTTATGATGAGTACAAGCAGATCCGGAGTTCTAACAAGATGCCAAACGATGAAGCACTTTCCTTCTTACTTGCCCAATCCTGA